The proteins below are encoded in one region of Nitrospira sp. SG-bin1:
- a CDS encoding acetate kinase: MIEATSVTGTGSILTVNGGSSTLKFALFQAGNPPARGVAGSFDRIGSPDGMFTWRDARVGTVERQTIEVSDHVACIEPLMACVKDMLVHHPLRAIGHRVVHGGRRYRESQLVTPMIMEELRRLSPSDPEHLPAEIELITGFARRYPHLPQVACFDTAFHQRMPAVARLLAIPRRYYSAGVQRYGFHGLSYAYLMKELERVGAPQEYRGRVILAHLGNGASMAAVKNGQAIDTTMSFTPASGLPMSRRSGDLDPGLISYLARAEGMTVERFHRMVNTESGLLGVSEISSDMRDLLDHEARDPQAAQAIELFCYQARKAIGALAAAMGGLDTVVFSAGIGERSPVLRSRICTELDFLGVVIDHARNEANEPVISQEGCSVTVRVMHTDEEREIAESVTGLLNKETENH, from the coding sequence ATGATAGAGGCCACTTCGGTAACCGGTACCGGATCGATCTTGACCGTCAACGGAGGATCCTCCACGCTGAAATTTGCGCTCTTTCAGGCCGGTAACCCCCCCGCTCGTGGCGTAGCGGGCTCGTTCGACCGCATCGGATCGCCGGACGGGATGTTCACGTGGAGGGATGCGAGAGTCGGCACCGTTGAACGTCAGACGATCGAGGTGTCGGATCATGTCGCCTGCATCGAGCCTCTGATGGCTTGCGTGAAAGACATGCTCGTGCATCATCCCCTTCGGGCAATCGGACATCGCGTCGTGCACGGCGGTCGGCGGTACCGTGAGTCGCAACTGGTGACACCGATGATCATGGAGGAGCTGCGACGGCTGAGTCCCTCTGATCCGGAACATCTCCCGGCTGAGATCGAATTGATCACGGGGTTTGCGCGGCGGTATCCCCATCTCCCGCAGGTCGCCTGTTTCGACACGGCGTTTCATCAGAGAATGCCTGCCGTTGCGCGTCTCTTGGCCATCCCAAGGCGATATTATTCTGCCGGAGTTCAACGGTACGGGTTTCACGGATTGTCGTACGCTTATTTGATGAAGGAGTTGGAACGTGTCGGTGCGCCGCAGGAATATCGAGGCCGCGTTATTCTGGCCCATCTTGGAAACGGTGCCAGCATGGCGGCGGTCAAGAATGGACAGGCGATCGACACAACAATGAGTTTTACCCCCGCTTCCGGCCTGCCGATGAGCCGCCGATCCGGAGACCTTGATCCGGGCCTGATCTCGTATCTGGCGCGAGCTGAAGGGATGACCGTGGAGCGGTTCCACCGGATGGTCAATACGGAATCGGGGTTGCTCGGTGTCTCCGAGATCAGTTCGGACATGCGCGATCTACTCGATCATGAAGCCCGTGATCCACAGGCTGCTCAGGCGATCGAGTTGTTCTGCTACCAGGCTCGAAAAGCGATCGGGGCCTTGGCCGCGGCAATGGGCGGACTGGACACGGTGGTCTTCAGTGCGGGAATTGGAGAGCGTTCTCCGGTGCTTCGATCGCGGATCTGCACTGAGTTGGATTTTCTTGGAGTCGTGATCGATCACGCGCGCAATGAAGCGAATGAGCCGGTGATTTCCCAAGAGGGATGTTCTGTGACCGTGCGCGTCATGCACACGGATGAAGAGCGCGAGATCGCCGAGTCCGTGACGGGATTGTTAAACAAGGAAACGGAGAATCACTGA
- a CDS encoding DNA-binding response regulator: MNRVCKPRVLMADDHSILVAGVRKLIEDHCEVVGTVEDGRALLDAAGRLKPELILLDISMPLLNGLEAARQLKKTLPGTKLLFLTMHASPRYATEAFKAGAHGFLLKQSAVSELPQAIEAVLQGKYYLTPSIAKPVIDQALNAKAIPDIKKAVAELTPRQREILQLIGEAKGTKEIATLLGVSVKTVQFHKNCLMQELDIHTTAELMRYAIAHGFTCDQP, from the coding sequence ATGAATCGGGTATGCAAGCCGCGCGTGCTGATGGCCGACGACCATTCCATCCTCGTGGCCGGGGTGCGCAAGCTGATAGAAGACCACTGTGAGGTCGTGGGAACCGTGGAGGATGGCCGGGCCTTACTCGACGCGGCTGGTCGGCTCAAACCGGAGCTCATTCTCCTCGATATCTCCATGCCCCTGTTGAACGGCCTGGAGGCCGCCCGGCAGCTCAAGAAAACCCTGCCAGGGACGAAACTGCTCTTTCTGACGATGCATGCGAGCCCCCGCTATGCCACGGAAGCATTCAAGGCGGGCGCGCACGGGTTCCTGCTGAAACAGTCGGCCGTGTCCGAGCTGCCCCAGGCCATCGAGGCTGTCTTACAGGGGAAATACTATCTCACTCCCTCAATCGCCAAGCCGGTGATCGACCAAGCGCTGAACGCCAAAGCGATACCGGACATCAAGAAGGCTGTTGCGGAATTGACGCCCCGCCAACGTGAAATCTTGCAACTCATAGGGGAAGCGAAAGGCACCAAGGAGATTGCTACCCTGCTGGGCGTGTCGGTGAAGACGGTCCAATTCCATAAGAACTGTCTGATGCAGGAATTGGACATCCACACGACGGCGGAATTGATGCGTTATGCAATCGCACACGGCTTTACCTGTGACCAGCCGTAG
- a CDS encoding cytochrome C, whose amino-acid sequence MAHSYGLGRPATEQEIQAWNIDVAPTGEGLPPGRGTAKEGAAVFAARCAACHGPTGQEGPMDRLVGGVGSLASQQPIKTVGSYWPYATTLYDYVHRAMPFPAPQSLLPNEIYSIVAWVLYRNGIIAEDFVLNAQSLPGISMPNRHGFLPDPRPDVPGPLP is encoded by the coding sequence CTGGCGCACAGCTACGGATTAGGGCGGCCCGCCACGGAACAGGAAATCCAAGCATGGAACATCGATGTGGCACCGACCGGCGAGGGTTTGCCGCCCGGTCGAGGGACCGCCAAGGAAGGTGCCGCCGTCTTCGCCGCACGCTGTGCGGCCTGCCATGGACCGACGGGGCAGGAAGGCCCGATGGATCGCTTGGTCGGTGGGGTAGGCTCGTTGGCGAGTCAACAACCGATCAAGACCGTCGGCAGTTACTGGCCCTATGCCACAACGCTGTATGATTATGTGCATCGCGCCATGCCGTTTCCTGCGCCACAAAGCCTCTTGCCGAACGAAATCTACTCGATCGTCGCCTGGGTGCTGTACCGAAACGGCATCATTGCCGAGGACTTCGTTCTCAATGCTCAGTCGTTGCCCGGCATCTCCATGCCGAACCGCCACGGTTTCCTTCCGGACCCCCGGCCGGACGTGCCCGGACCCTTGCCCTAA
- a CDS encoding alpha-glucan phosphorylase has product MTDRSDDALVAYFSMEIGLDPGMPTYAGGLGVLAGDTVRSAADLEIPMVAVTLLHRRGYFYQRLDEQGWQHEEPVAWPINDFCKPVEPRVTVEIEGRTVHVAAWQFRVRGESGGELPVYLLDTDLPENQPWDRTLTDLLYGGDDYYRLCQEVVLGFGGYRLLRTLGYSHIRRFHMNEGHAALLVLALLEEKLASRSPEQGVSTDLIETVREQCVFTTHTPVPAGHDQFPPDLAHRVLGDRRCAWLQACGHDRSLNMTQLALRGSRFVNGVAMKHGEVSHSLFPDYPIHSITNGVHAVTWAASSFQALYDRHLPDWRHDQLSLRYAISIPGQRIWDAHMEAKRALVDYVNRVTNVGFDRDVLTIGFARRATAYKRGTLIFHDVERLSKIAGQLGPIQIVFGGKAHPRDQEGKQLIHGIHKFRDLLQGKVRIAYLSNYDMTLAKLFCAGVDVWLNTPLPPMEASGTSGMKAAVNGVPSLSILDGWWIEGHVEDVTGWSIGGRIKASLESSEGVDSRDASALYDKLEQKVLPCFYRDRERFIEIMRHAIALNGGFFNTHRMMAQYLHNAYRLVGEYVRQR; this is encoded by the coding sequence ATGACAGACCGGTCTGACGACGCGCTGGTGGCCTATTTTTCGATGGAGATCGGCCTGGATCCGGGCATGCCGACCTATGCCGGCGGTCTTGGCGTGCTGGCCGGAGACACCGTCCGATCGGCCGCCGATCTGGAAATCCCTATGGTGGCGGTGACGCTGTTGCACCGCCGAGGCTATTTTTATCAACGGCTGGATGAGCAGGGTTGGCAGCATGAAGAGCCAGTGGCCTGGCCGATCAACGATTTTTGCAAACCGGTGGAACCGCGTGTCACTGTTGAAATCGAAGGCCGTACCGTGCATGTCGCGGCTTGGCAGTTTCGGGTACGTGGTGAATCGGGTGGCGAACTGCCTGTCTATCTGCTCGATACAGACCTTCCCGAGAATCAGCCCTGGGACCGAACTCTGACCGACCTGCTCTACGGCGGCGACGATTACTATCGGCTCTGCCAGGAGGTGGTGCTGGGATTCGGAGGCTACCGCCTATTGCGGACGCTAGGCTATAGCCATATTCGCCGGTTCCATATGAACGAAGGACATGCGGCATTGCTCGTGCTGGCCCTGCTGGAGGAAAAACTGGCGTCTCGCTCTCCGGAACAAGGGGTTTCCACAGATCTCATCGAGACCGTTCGCGAACAATGTGTGTTTACGACCCATACGCCGGTGCCGGCGGGCCACGATCAATTTCCCCCCGACCTTGCCCATCGCGTGCTGGGCGACCGACGCTGTGCTTGGCTCCAAGCGTGCGGTCATGACCGTAGTTTGAACATGACGCAGCTCGCGTTGCGAGGTTCACGGTTCGTCAACGGGGTGGCGATGAAGCACGGCGAGGTGTCTCATAGTCTCTTCCCGGACTATCCGATTCACTCGATCACGAACGGCGTCCATGCGGTGACATGGGCCGCGTCTTCATTTCAGGCGCTCTATGATCGGCATCTTCCGGACTGGCGACATGATCAGCTCTCGCTTCGGTACGCCATCAGCATTCCCGGTCAAAGAATTTGGGATGCGCATATGGAGGCGAAACGGGCGCTCGTCGACTATGTCAATCGTGTGACGAATGTGGGCTTTGATCGGGACGTCTTGACGATCGGATTTGCCAGACGGGCCACAGCGTACAAACGAGGGACCTTGATTTTTCACGACGTCGAGCGGCTGAGCAAGATTGCGGGGCAGCTCGGCCCGATTCAAATCGTCTTTGGCGGCAAAGCGCATCCGCGCGACCAAGAGGGGAAACAACTGATCCACGGAATCCACAAGTTCCGCGATCTTCTCCAGGGCAAGGTCCGGATCGCGTACCTCTCGAATTACGATATGACGCTGGCCAAGCTATTCTGTGCCGGTGTAGACGTGTGGCTCAATACGCCGCTCCCTCCCATGGAGGCATCCGGGACCAGCGGAATGAAGGCGGCGGTCAATGGAGTTCCAAGCCTGAGCATTCTCGATGGGTGGTGGATCGAAGGCCATGTGGAAGACGTGACCGGCTGGTCGATCGGTGGTCGGATCAAGGCGAGCCTTGAATCAAGCGAGGGCGTGGATAGTCGCGATGCATCCGCGCTGTACGATAAGCTGGAACAGAAAGTGTTACCCTGTTTCTACCGGGATCGTGAGCGGTTTATCGAGATCATGCGCCATGCGATCGCCTTGAACGGCGGGTTCTTCAACACCCATCGGATGATGGCGCAGTATCTGCACAATGCCTATCGACTGGTCGGCGAGTATGTCCGACAGAGATGA